In Babylonia areolata isolate BAREFJ2019XMU chromosome 19, ASM4173473v1, whole genome shotgun sequence, a single window of DNA contains:
- the LOC143293959 gene encoding uncharacterized protein LOC143293959 → MSTKRKPGWTCSTHCHHAIAHCAMLKKARLRPSPKQLNHSPKNRTRHPAHPMTRTRQRTQKIQTRHQILKTRTQQRTPKTQTPKTQTRHQTLRTWTRHLQPKTLTRHCTPRTQTRHQAHKTQTLHLMQTRSQELNHHPKSQTPPQIPACPSPQREQCCCRLLEWHHSCLLISKSWMCVICAYKHKFPS, encoded by the exons ATGTCAACAAAAAGAAAGCCAGGGTGGACGTGCAGTACACAC TGCCACCACGCCATCGCACACTGCGCAATGCTGAAGAAGGCAAGGTTGCGCCCGTCTCCAAAACAGTTGAATCACAGCCCAAAGAACCGGACTCGACACCCGGCCCACCCAATGACTCGAACTCGCCAGCGGACCCAAAAGATCCAGACTCGACACCAGATCCTAAAGACCAGGACTCAACAGCGGACCCCAAAGACTCAGACCCCGAAGACCCAGACTCGACACCAGACTCTAAGGACCTGGACTCGACACCTCCAGCCAAAGACCCTGACTCGACACTGCACTCCAAGGACCCAGACTCGACACCAGGCCCACAAAACGCAGACTCTGCACCTGATGCAAACACGCTCACAAGAGTTGAACCACCACCCGAAAAGTCAGACTCCACCCCAGATTCCAGCCTGCCCGAGTCCTCAGCGTGAGCAGTGCTGTTGCCGTCTCCTGGAGTGGCATCATTCCTGCTTGCTGATCTCAAAGTCCTGGATGTGCGTCATCTGCGCATACAAGCACAAGTTTCCCAGCTAA